CGGTTCCACGACGCCGAGCTCGCCACCTTCCACCAGAGCGCGCGCCAGGGAGAGCTCGCTGGGCTCCCGCTCCGGCGCCCGGACCTCGACGACGGCGTGCTGCCCTCGGGCGGGAACGCGGCCGCGCTCGCGCTGGTCGAGCTGGGCGCGATCGCGGGCGATCGGACGATGCACGGGCTCGGCGAGCGGGCGGCCCGCGCGGCGGCCCCGCGCGCGGTCGAGAGCCCCTTCGGGAGCGGCTTCCTCCTCGTCGTGCTCGATCACCTCGTGGGTCAGAGCCGCGAGGCGGTCGTCGCGGGCGACCCCGCCGACCCTCGCACGCGCGCGCTCTGGGCCGAGATCCGCCCGACCACGCCGGCCCGGGTGCTCCCCGTCCGGTTGCCGGCGAGCGGGGCGCCTGATTCGCTGGTGGAGCGCTTCGGCGCGCTGCGGGGCAAGGTCGCGCTCGACGGCGCGCCGACCGCCTACGTCTGCCAGATCGGGAGCTGTGAGCTGCCGACGAGCGATCCGGCCGTCCTGCGGGAGCAGCTGGACGCCGTGGGCATCCCGCGCGCGCTCCGCCGCTGAGGTCGCCACCGTTTGCGCTTTCTGCTAGAGGGCGTGCGTGATTTGGGACATCGACCCGACGCTGATCGGCCCCTACGAGCTCCCGTGGCACGGCCTCTTCGTGCTGCTCGAGGTGGCGGCGCTGATCTACGTGCTCTGGAAGTGGCGCAAAGAGGGCGAGGTCACCTTCAACGACTGGTCGTGGCTCCTCCTCGTCGGCGCCGGCCACCTCTTCTACACGTCGCAGATCGCCGAAGAGACCCCCACCTTCGATCTCGAGATCCGCTACTACGGCCTCTTCTTCGCCATCGGCCTGCTCGGGGCGGCGCGGGCCTTCCCCGTCTACTTCGAGCGCTGGGGCTTCCCCCGAAGTCACGCCGACTCGCTGACCCTGTGGACCCCGATCGGCATGCTGGTCGGCGCCCACCTGGTGCACCTGATCTTCTACGAGACGCACGTCTTCTACAACTCGGAGACGGGCGAGATCCTCTCGGAGCCGCTGCGCATCCTGCAGCTCGGCTCGGGCCTCGCCAGCCACGGCGGCGGCCTCGGCGCCATCCTCGCGGTGCTCTTCTTCGCGCGGAAGAACGGCGTCGATCCGATGAAGTACATGGACCCGTCCATGTGCGCGGCGACCTTCGTGATCCCCTGGGTGCGCGTCGGCAACTTCTTCAACTCCGAGATCGTGGGCCGCGAGTGGGACGGCCCCTGGGCCATCGCCTTCCCGCGCCACGACTGTGGGCACGCGCTCTACGCCGCGCACGGGGCCTGCCCGGAGGCGTACGAGGTGGTCACGCGCCACCCGTCGCAGGTCTACGAGGCCGTGCTCGGCTTCATCATGGTCGGGCTCGCGATCTACCTGCAGCGCAACTGGCGCAACCGGCTGCGCCCGGGCGCCATCCTCTTCATCCTGCTCGGCTACTACTTCACGACCCGCTTCTTCATCGAGTACACGAAGGAGTACCAGACCATCAGCGACGGCTTCCCGTTCACGATGGGGCAGATGCTCAGCGCGCCGATCGTGCTGATCTGTCTGTACATGCTGTTCGTGAGCAAGAAGTCGAACATCCGCACCGCGGTGGGCCCCGAGGAGGCGACCGGCGACGAGCTGCTCCCCCCCGAGGAGCGCGCGGGCGGCGGGGACGCGGGCGGCGACGCGGACGAGGCGGACGAGCCCAAGGCGAAGGCGGCGCCCAAGCGGCGCAAGAAGAAGCGCAAGAAGAGGTCCTGATGGGTCACGGCATCGACGAGAGCCGCGCGTTCGTCCCGGTCCGCATCGCGGTGCTCACCGTGAGCGACACGCGCACCGAAGAGACGGACGAGTCGGGCCGCATCCTCGTCGAGCGCCTCCAGGCCGCCGGCCACGAGCTCGCGGCCAAGCGGATCGTCGCCGACGAGCAGGGCGCGATCGAGGCGCAGCTCCGCGCGTGGATCGCCGACGAGGCGGTCGACGTGGTGCTCGCGACCGGCGGCACCGGGGTGACCGGCCGCGACGTCACGCCCGAGGCGTTCCACGCGGTCTACGAGAAGGAGATACCGGGCTTCGGGGAGCTCTTCCGCTGGCTCAGCTTCGCGAAGATCGGCACGTCGACCATCCAGTCGCGCGCGACCGCGGGCGTCGCCAACGGCACCTACCTCTTCGCCCTGCCGGGCTCGAAGGGGGCGGTGAAAGACGCCTGGGACGAGATCCTGGTGCTGCAGCTCGACGTGCGTCATCGACCGTGCAACTTCGCCGAGCTCCTGCCTCGCCTCCGCGAGCGCTGAGCGAGCCCGCGACCAGGTTTCACCTGCCGGAGCGGTCGGCGGCCTACGGACAGAGCTCGACTCCGAGTCCCGTTGCGTGGCGCAGCGTGGCGCCGCCTCGCGACCGCCTTCGGGGGCTGCCTCCGCGGCCGAGTCCGCGTCTGCCTCTCCGCTTCGTGCCCGCTTCCGCGACCGAGTCCGCGCCCGCATCCGCGCCCGGGTCCGCGACCGAGCCCGCTGCCGCTCCCGCTTCCGCTTCCGC
The sequence above is drawn from the Sandaracinaceae bacterium genome and encodes:
- a CDS encoding prolipoprotein diacylglyceryl transferase — encoded protein: MIWDIDPTLIGPYELPWHGLFVLLEVAALIYVLWKWRKEGEVTFNDWSWLLLVGAGHLFYTSQIAEETPTFDLEIRYYGLFFAIGLLGAARAFPVYFERWGFPRSHADSLTLWTPIGMLVGAHLVHLIFYETHVFYNSETGEILSEPLRILQLGSGLASHGGGLGAILAVLFFARKNGVDPMKYMDPSMCAATFVIPWVRVGNFFNSEIVGREWDGPWAIAFPRHDCGHALYAAHGACPEAYEVVTRHPSQVYEAVLGFIMVGLAIYLQRNWRNRLRPGAILFILLGYYFTTRFFIEYTKEYQTISDGFPFTMGQMLSAPIVLICLYMLFVSKKSNIRTAVGPEEATGDELLPPEERAGGGDAGGDADEADEPKAKAAPKRRKKKRKKRS
- the moaB gene encoding molybdenum cofactor biosynthesis protein B, which codes for MGHGIDESRAFVPVRIAVLTVSDTRTEETDESGRILVERLQAAGHELAAKRIVADEQGAIEAQLRAWIADEAVDVVLATGGTGVTGRDVTPEAFHAVYEKEIPGFGELFRWLSFAKIGTSTIQSRATAGVANGTYLFALPGSKGAVKDAWDEILVLQLDVRHRPCNFAELLPRLRER